One Pectobacterium colocasium DNA segment encodes these proteins:
- a CDS encoding SAM-dependent methyltransferase, whose protein sequence is MGNHFYRSFLDRDMLYSSAWYQHPEMTQEDAQRAKLWITPAPSANGGSVFINSGIV, encoded by the coding sequence CTGGGTAACCATTTTTACCGCAGCTTTCTCGATCGCGACATGCTCTATTCCAGCGCCTGGTATCAACACCCTGAGATGACGCAGGAAGACGCTCAGCGAGCCAAATTATGGATTACGCCCGCACCCTCAGCGAATGGCGGCAGCGTTTTTATCAACAGTGGCATAGTTTGA
- a CDS encoding nuclear transport factor 2 family protein: MMIEKTGEEDGISVENGEFAPILLKVKAFYRELTAEGLAELGDIYHQDIHFIDPVSNHHGLSDLHRYFSHALKYLKYCQLDIADIHTFRGGATMFWTMHYAHPSLKHNAPLTLAGCSHLLFADNKVIYHRDYYDMGEMLYQHIPVLSSLIDYLKTRIRS, from the coding sequence ATGATGATAGAGAAAACCGGTGAGGAAGATGGCATCTCGGTAGAAAATGGCGAATTCGCCCCTATTTTGCTGAAAGTAAAAGCGTTTTATCGGGAACTGACAGCCGAAGGATTAGCTGAACTGGGTGATATTTATCATCAGGATATTCACTTTATCGACCCCGTTTCAAACCATCATGGGTTGAGTGATTTACATCGCTACTTTTCTCATGCGCTGAAATATCTGAAGTATTGCCAGTTAGATATTGCCGATATCCATACCTTCCGCGGTGGTGCAACGATGTTCTGGACCATGCACTATGCGCATCCATCGTTAAAGCACAACGCGCCGCTGACGTTGGCAGGCTGTAGCCACCTGCTCTTCGCCGACAACAAAGTTATCTATCACCGTGATTATTACGATATGGGGGAAATGCTTTATCAGCATATTCCCGTGCTTAGCTCGCTAATCGACTATCTGAAAACAAGAATTCGGTCATGA